The genome window TTAATGAAAGAAAATATTTTAGCCTGGTCTTCCCAAGCAGAATTTTTTATAATTAATGATTGTTTAAATGTAATTGCAAACAAAGAAGACGAAATAAATTTAATAAATTTATTTATCTCCATGAAAATTACAGACTTTGAGTTAAAATCAATGTCCTTTGAAGAAATTTTAGCAGGACAATTTCAGATATTTAAAAATAATGAAAGTGATAATTATGAATCTGATGACGATGATTAAATATAGCGAAAAAATTAAAAAATTTATAAAAATTTATACTACTGAATTTTTAGCTAATAAAGCAACGGTTATTAGCTTAACAATTGGGGGGTTTATACTTCCTATCTTAGTCCAATTGATTACTTGGAATTTTGTCTTTGCAAATAATGAACAAATTAAACAATATACTTTCTCGCAAATAGTTATTTATGTGAGCATAACAGTTCTTTTAATGGTGACAAATGATTCCGATGAAATTATTAGCACTATGTCTGAAAGAATAAAAAATGGTAGTATTGATATTTACAAGACAAAACCCATTTCAAATTTTAGTTTAATACTACATACCTCTTTAGGAAGAAATTGCATTTTTATAGCTCTTACTTCATTAATACTTTTTATTTTTACCATAGTTTTTAATCCCATAATAACAATTCCAGTTTTTATTCTCTATCTTCTTTCTCAAATACTATTGATACAAATAGCTTATACTTTTTCATTATTTTGTTACTGGTTTATAAATAGTTTCTTTATAAATTATCTTTTTTACTTAGTTTTACAAATAGTTGGTGGGTTTTTAATTCCAATAGATTTATGGCCTGAACCATATCAAACGGTATTAAGATATAACCCTTTTAGAATTATAATATCTGCAATACCTGATGTTATTTTAAACCCAACACCTAAAAATTTAATATCTACTTTTCTTCTTGCCATATTTTATATTATTGTCTTTATTTATATAATTAAGTTTATTGAAAAGATAACAATAAAAAAATACACTTCACATGGTGGTTAAATGCTAAAATTAATTCTTAAAAATTTTAAATACAGACTTCTCAGTGAAATGAGTTTTAAAACAGATTTTCTAGGAGAATTATTCGTCACTCTTTCTATCAATATATTTACCATTTGTTTATTTAAAGTAATATTTTCTTATAGCGGAAATTTTGGTATATGGAGCTTTGACGATTTTTTTCTTGCATCCTTATTTTATATGTCCTTTCGGCTTTTTGTTGAATGCTTAGATGATAATATGTTTGAATTTTTTGAAACTGTTTTTGAAGGCAAAATTGATAGTTATTTATGCAAACCAATAAATTTATTATTTTTTGTGCTGTTTTATTTTTTCAGAGTAACAAAATTAATAATTGCTGTAGCAATCTATTTTCTGTTAATATTTTATATATTTTATAGTAATATAGTAACAAATTTTTCAGATATTCTTTTATTTTTTGTTTCATCAGTAATTTCAATTACTATAGGGATTCTCTTTACATTTATTATGGTCTATTTAAATTTATTCTCCCAGAAAAACTTATATATGGGTTTTTATATGCATCATTTTTCCCAACTTTGCTATTTACCCCCAACAATATTTAGCCAAGGTTTATTTAAAATATTATTTATTACTGTTCCTTATATGTTTATTTCTTCTTTACCTGTGCTCATTTTAAAATATAAACATTACAATTTGATTGCACTCTCCATCATTCCATTACTTATTCTATTTTTTATAGCATATTTGTTTTGGAAAAAATATAAAACTCTCTTGAAATCATTTGGTGGTTAATCTAAGTATTCATAGAAAGCTATTCATTTTTGGAAAGTATTAAACAAGTATTCTTTTAGCAAAAATAGTTGTGCAAGTTAGATTTTTAATTATAATATACCGATAAAACATCGTCTTTTAGCAACTAAAGAGAGGTTTCTATGAATGTTCATTATTTTAGTCCAGGGCCTGCAAGCTTACCTAAAGCAGTAAAAAAACAAATTAAAGAAGAATTATTAGATACTTTTGGAATTGGTGTCAGTGTGATGGAAATTTCACACCGCTCCAAACAGTATGAACATTTAAATGAAGAAACCCTTCAACTTGCCAGAAAAGTTTTTCATGTACCAAACACCCACTCAGTTCTGTTTTCATGCTGTGGGGCTCAACAACACTTTTCCTTAATTCCTCAACACCTTTCTAAACCAGGCGAAGAAATTGCCTATACCGATACCGGTATCTGGGCGCATTTAGCATGTGAAGAAGTTCACGCTCAGCCAAGAAAAGTTCATATTGTATACGACGGAAGAACTTGTGACTATGTTTCGTTAGGAAATCCCAAAAACTGGGAAATACCTGAAAATTCTAAATATGTTCACATCACCGTTAACAATACAGTTTATGGAACAGAATATAAAACTATTCCCACATTTGGGAAAATTCCGTTAGTTCTTGATATGACCAGCTCTTTAGCGGCACGAACTGACATCCCATGGGAGTCAACAGCAATAGTTTATGCTAGCGCACAAAAGAATTTTGGGATTGCGGGAGTATCTGTAATAATTATCCGCAACGATTTACTTGAAGCTAGTAGGGAAATCACAAAAGCAAATTACTTAGGTAAAGCTCTTTCTTATCATGCAATATTCGATACAAAAAGTGCTTTAAATACTCCACCGGTATTTCCAATTTTCGCAATGAATCGAATGCTGCATTGGATTGATCAATCTGGCGGAATAAAAACTATGGAAAAATGGTCGCTGGAAAAGGCTAAAATGATTTATTCTGAAGTTGATGCTGGGCTTTACATTGGCAGAACCGATAAACAAGATCGCTCAAGACATAATTTTGTTTTCCGTTTGCCAAATGAAAAACAAGATGAACATTTTATAGCAGAAGCAGCAAAACATCATTTATTAGAAATCAAAGGATATCGCTCTGTAGGTGGCATTCGTGCGTCGATGTATAATGGAGTCAGCCTTGAATCCGCAAGTGCTTTTGCTGAATTTATGAATGATTATCGTAAGAAGTTTGGCTGAAATTTTATTGTTTGAAATCCTATATCCAACAAATATCCTTTAAATATTACAAAATAAAATAATAATTCTTCTTTTTAAAGACAAATATTTTAAAATCACACTAAATAAAATTTAATAAGCCAATATTAATAATAAAAAATATTTAAAAATTTAATAATAATTTAATTACTTTTAAATAGTCATAAATATTCGATTTGAAGTAACAAATTACTTTTCAATAAATTATGGAATTATTTTTGCTTTGCTACCTTTGAACAGTTTTAAAAGGGGGGAACCATGTTTTTAAATTTTAGAGATCACCCAATTAATTTTAATTATGAGAAAATTACATTTGAAAATGAAACTTTAAAGGAAGTACAACAAATAAAAAACAGCTATATACAAGCTAATATTTTTCTACAAGGGGCTGTGACTTATGCTGCAAAAAAACTATATATTGAAAACACTCGTACAGAAAAAAATATAATTTTAAATTTTGCGCAAAATGTTAGTTATCGCTACTTCATTGTGCTAAAAGGTATTGCGTACTATGAGCTTTTAATAACAAAACAAAATACAGAAGAAAATTCAGTCATTGAACATGTAAAAAAACTGTTAAAAACTAAGTTTGCAAATGAACAAAGAGATTACTGGCTTGGACATTTATCAGATCCAGAAAAACTTTTTAATATTATAAGCTGTAAAAACCCTACCGGAGAAAGTGTTGCTGAATTTAGATATAGACTATTTTTTGTTTACAAGATGATGCCTTTTGTTGAAAAGTACATTTTAAAAAAATATAGTATATTTACTCTAAAATCACCCTATGATGAAATAAGACATTATATAAAAAGGCATGAAACAAATTGGAAAATAAACAAAGAGTGCGTTAAAGAATTAAAAAGAAGATCCTCTCAAAAAAAATCAAAATTTGTTTTATACTGCCCAGGAACTGCAAATGAACTTAATTCAAAAGAATTAAGGCGCGATAGCGATGAAAAGAGTCAAATTTATAAAGATAAATTAGGAAAACTAAGATTTCCAACTTATAGACAGGTCATTTATCCTGAAGCTACCAACAGAAAAAGTTCAGACATAAAAGATTTTATGTTCAATAAAGTTAATTTCTCTCAAGAAGAAATTCAAGAAATGACTAAAAGAAATTATAGGAGTGTATTAGCTGATGCTAGTATACTTGATAGCGCTATAAATGCCCAATCAGGCGCAACTACATATGACTATATTGAAGATACACAAAATATTGAAGCTAGAAAATTTTTAGACTTATCAAATGATGCCTTTATGCCAAGACTTTCAGGAATTTCTGGAACTATGGACTACAGTATTTCAATGGCTTGTATTGTTGGTCTTGGAGTTGATAACAATAGTATTGATTTTAATTATCTTCACGTCATAAAATTAGCCTATATTGTATGGATGTCGCAAGCACAAGATCATAGCTTACATGAAATGCTTTTTTCAGCATTATCATATGGTCTTAATTATCAAGCTGGTCCCAATGTAATTAATTACATTTTACCAAACAATGAAGAATTTAAAGAAAAAGTAAAAAAAGTAATGGAGGATAATGAATTTAAACTTCCAATTGAATACTACAATGACTATTGCATTTTTATAAAAAAATATAATAAAGATCTTAAATATGAATATGCATTAGAAACTATTTCTTCATGCAGAGCAACTGGAAGAATGGTAAGTTTAATTAATTTAAAAGTGGAAGTACAGAACATAAAAGATCCAGCTACTAGTAATTATGGAACTTATCAGCCTAATAAAGTAGATAAAAGCAAGGGTACATACCAAATATACAACTTAAAAACAAGACTTTTAGAAATTAAAAACGTAAATAATAAACCAAAAGTAGATAAAAAATTTACAAAAAAATTAGCTACCACGATAGTTAGACCTGATGGGAATTTAAAATTTTTTGGCACGCAAAATGTTGGCCTATTATTTAATATATTATCTTTAAATACAAAGCAATACCGCTACGTTTTTTCCGAGGACGTGCAAACAAATTTAAAATGGTGGGTAGGAGAAAATGATATAAATAGAGAAAACTATGAAAATTATTTCATTGACATTAATTTTTTTCGATCTTTACTAATATATAAATCTATGATTAGAGAAGAAAGAGATAAATTAAATGAATCTTTATTTGGCTTATGCAAAGACGCTCTTGTTGCTTTATTTATTCAAATTAAAGACCCTGCAAAAAAAGATCAAGAAATTCTGCTTTTAACATGTTTTTATTACTATATTAAGAAAGAATTGAACATATCTTTGCCAATCCTTGAATTTAAACTTTCAAATCCTGGTGATAAAAAAACATCTTATTTAAATATCATCTCTATTAATGATATAGTAAACGCCTTTGCTAGAATACTACTAGATGATGGATATTTAAATATTCCGAATTATGTAAATCATAGTATTACTTTAATATTAAATGAATTAAAGATTTCTTTTTCTTGGGTCGAAAAAATTAAAAAAGCAATTAAAATAAATAAAGATCAAAAAATTATTTGTGAAGACATCTTTAAAAGAAAAATTTTAAAGCTTATGCAAGATGATTTTATCTCTGAGTTACAAGCAGAAAATAATTTAAATTTTTATCATACAAGGTTAGAAGAAATGTATAAAAAATATAATTTAAGCAATGGCTCACAAATATCACTTAATAATAGTATTACTAACTCAAGTGTGAGTAGTTCAATAACTGAAATTGCAGGTAGTCAAGTTATAAATACCAATAGCAATGGTGGCATGTCATTACCACCACCACCTCCTCCTCTTCTAGATTTTTATAAAAAGAGAAAAGGAAACAGATTGCTTGAAAAATTTAAACATGTGAAAATTATATTTGATACCGATAGTGAAATTGTATCTTAGTTTTTTATACTAACCTCAATCTTGAAAATTTGATAATACTTTTAATATAAAAACTATACTCGTCATTAATTAAACAGTTCAAATATTCAAAATTAAAAGTATTTGCTAATATTAAAATAATGAATTAATAGAAAAAGGAACTAACTATGAAATATACTTTTCGTTTAATACTTATTTTTATATTAATTATTTTTAGTTTTTTTTCATATCCAGCTGAGAATAACTCAAAAGAAAAAAAATTCCAAATTTTGTATTATAATTCAGAAAATCAAGAAGGATTCTGGTGGAGAACTACATCAGAATTTATGCAGGCAGCTTGTCAAAATTTAGGAATGGATCTTAATATTGTTTATGTAGATAGAGATGCTGCTTTTATGGTAAATGATTTCAAAAATAAAGCTGCTACTTTAAACAAACCAGATGCTGTTGTTTTCCAAAACTTAAAATCTAATGCCGTTAATATGCTGAATATAGCGGAAGAAAATAAAATTCCTGCATTTATTTTTAATGCTGGTTTGACTGAGGAACAAGATAAGCAATACGGCAAACCCAGGGAAAAATTTAAATACTGGATTGGTCAAATTTTACCTGATGATAAAAAAGCTGGCTATGATTTAGCAATCCAACTGTTTAATGAAGCAAAACGTTTGGGACTCAAAGATAAAAATGGGAATATTCATTTTTTAAATATTATTGGGACAAAAACAGATACCTCTTCAATTGAAAGAGAAAATGGATTAAAATTAGCTTCACAGCATGAAAAGAAAATTATTTTAGACCAAATAACAACAGCTAATTGGGATCGAAATGAAGCAGAAAAATCCTTAAATTGGCTGATATTAAGATATCCAGAAGCAAATGTAGTCTGGGCAGCAAACGATCTCATGGGATTAGGGGCTCTTGATTCTTTAAGTAAAACTAAAATTAAACCTGGAAAAGATATTATAATTGGTTCTATGGATTGGGTTCCAGAAGCTCTAAAACATGTTCAATCAGGAAAACTTTTCACTTCATTGAATGGCCATTTTATTGAAACAGCTTGGGCTGCGGTTTTAGTTTATGACTATCTAAATAAAAATGATTTTGCGTCAGAAAAAACTTCCTTTACTTCAAAAATGACAGTTCTTTCCAAATCAAATATTAATTTATATTTAAAAA of Pigmentibacter sp. JX0631 contains these proteins:
- the serC gene encoding 3-phosphoserine/phosphohydroxythreonine transaminase; this translates as MNVHYFSPGPASLPKAVKKQIKEELLDTFGIGVSVMEISHRSKQYEHLNEETLQLARKVFHVPNTHSVLFSCCGAQQHFSLIPQHLSKPGEEIAYTDTGIWAHLACEEVHAQPRKVHIVYDGRTCDYVSLGNPKNWEIPENSKYVHITVNNTVYGTEYKTIPTFGKIPLVLDMTSSLAARTDIPWESTAIVYASAQKNFGIAGVSVIIIRNDLLEASREITKANYLGKALSYHAIFDTKSALNTPPVFPIFAMNRMLHWIDQSGGIKTMEKWSLEKAKMIYSEVDAGLYIGRTDKQDRSRHNFVFRLPNEKQDEHFIAEAAKHHLLEIKGYRSVGGIRASMYNGVSLESASAFAEFMNDYRKKFG
- a CDS encoding ABC transporter substrate-binding protein, which encodes MKYTFRLILIFILIIFSFFSYPAENNSKEKKFQILYYNSENQEGFWWRTTSEFMQAACQNLGMDLNIVYVDRDAAFMVNDFKNKAATLNKPDAVVFQNLKSNAVNMLNIAEENKIPAFIFNAGLTEEQDKQYGKPREKFKYWIGQILPDDKKAGYDLAIQLFNEAKRLGLKDKNGNIHFLNIIGTKTDTSSIERENGLKLASQHEKKIILDQITTANWDRNEAEKSLNWLILRYPEANVVWAANDLMGLGALDSLSKTKIKPGKDIIIGSMDWVPEALKHVQSGKLFTSLNGHFIETAWAAVLVYDYLNKNDFASEKTSFTSKMTVLSKSNINLYLKNFKPDNFKKINFSNFSKVKNKNLKKYDFSFDLVLKKIISN
- a CDS encoding ABC-2 family transporter protein; translation: MNLMTMIKYSEKIKKFIKIYTTEFLANKATVISLTIGGFILPILVQLITWNFVFANNEQIKQYTFSQIVIYVSITVLLMVTNDSDEIISTMSERIKNGSIDIYKTKPISNFSLILHTSLGRNCIFIALTSLILFIFTIVFNPIITIPVFILYLLSQILLIQIAYTFSLFCYWFINSFFINYLFYLVLQIVGGFLIPIDLWPEPYQTVLRYNPFRIIISAIPDVILNPTPKNLISTFLLAIFYIIVFIYIIKFIEKITIKKYTSHGG
- a CDS encoding ABC-2 family transporter protein → MLKLILKNFKYRLLSEMSFKTDFLGELFVTLSINIFTICLFKVIFSYSGNFGIWSFDDFFLASLFYMSFRLFVECLDDNMFEFFETVFEGKIDSYLCKPINLLFFVLFYFFRVTKLIIAVAIYFLLIFYIFYSNIVTNFSDILLFFVSSVISITIGILFTFIMVYLNLFSQKNLYMGFYMHHFSQLCYLPPTIFSQGLFKILFITVPYMFISSLPVLILKYKHYNLIALSIIPLLILFFIAYLFWKKYKTLLKSFGG